A stretch of the Dioscorea cayenensis subsp. rotundata cultivar TDr96_F1 chromosome 4, TDr96_F1_v2_PseudoChromosome.rev07_lg8_w22 25.fasta, whole genome shotgun sequence genome encodes the following:
- the LOC120258748 gene encoding zinc finger A20 and AN1 domain-containing stress-associated protein 1-like, translated as MGPIPCLKGCGFFGDPEQRNLCSRCYKDEIFACVKTSIENQINREKAMMMDVKVEPVVVPLPPIKTMKTTKRCESCKKKIGLMGFSCKCGGEFCSSHRLPEMHYCCIDFKGFGRNSIAKENPVVKADKILKI; from the coding sequence ATGGGGCCGATTCCTTGTTTGAAGGGCTGTGGCTTCTTCGGCGATCCAGAGCAGCGCAATCTCTGCTCGCGGTGCTACAAAGATGAGATATTTGCGTGCGTGAAGACATCGATCGAGAATCAAATCAATCGTGAGAAGGCTATGATGATGGATGTGAAAGTAGAACCAGTAGTGGTACCATTGCCGCCCATTAAGACGATGAAAACCACGAAGAGGTGCGAatcttgcaagaaaaagatagggCTGATGGGTTTCAGCTGCAAGTGCGGTGGTGAGTTTTGCTCTTCTCATCGGTTGCCGGAGATGCATTattgttgtattgatttcaaGGGTTTTGGTAGGAACTCCATTGCCAAGGAAAATCCAGTAGTCAAGGCTGATAAAATTCTCAAGATTTGA
- the LOC120258162 gene encoding transcription initiation factor TFIID subunit 14b-like isoform X1, translated as MALYPFWLGKSKREATSEDLSVIIKRFVFQLHPSFNNPTRAVESAPFEVSESGWGEFEIAISLFFHNDVCDKQLDLLMPVVVETYDEIVFSKPSDAFFFLRPKPSCCWFKPATHSTYLLKL; from the exons ATGGCACTATATCCTTTTTGGCTTGGTAAAAGCAAGCGA GAGGCGACAAGTGAGGATTTGAGTGTAATCATAAAGCGCTTTGTGTTTCAACTACATCCTAGTTTTAATAATCCAACTAGAGCAGTTGAATCAGCACCTTTTGAAGTGTCAGAGTCTGGTTGGGGAGAATTTGAGATTGCCATTAGTCTCTTTTTTCACAATGATGTTTGTGACAAGCAATTGGACCT CCTTATGCCTGTTGTTGTTGAAACATATGATGAAATAGTTTTTTCAAAGCCTTCAGACGCCTTTTTTTTTCTGCGTCCAAAACCATCCTGCTGCTGGTTTAAACCTGCCACCCACAG TACGTACCTTCTGAAGTTATGA
- the LOC120258162 gene encoding transcription initiation factor TFIID subunit 14b-like isoform X2: MALYPFWLGKSKREATSEDLSVIIKRFVFQLHPSFNNPTRAVESAPFEVSESGWGEFEIAISLFFHNDVCDKQLDLLMPVVVETYDEIVFSKPSDAFFFLRPKPSCCWFKPATHSYE, encoded by the exons ATGGCACTATATCCTTTTTGGCTTGGTAAAAGCAAGCGA GAGGCGACAAGTGAGGATTTGAGTGTAATCATAAAGCGCTTTGTGTTTCAACTACATCCTAGTTTTAATAATCCAACTAGAGCAGTTGAATCAGCACCTTTTGAAGTGTCAGAGTCTGGTTGGGGAGAATTTGAGATTGCCATTAGTCTCTTTTTTCACAATGATGTTTGTGACAAGCAATTGGACCT CCTTATGCCTGTTGTTGTTGAAACATATGATGAAATAGTTTTTTCAAAGCCTTCAGACGCCTTTTTTTTTCTGCGTCCAAAACCATCCTGCTGCTGGTTTAAACCTGCCACCCACAG TTATGAATGA